From the Bacteroidia bacterium genome, one window contains:
- a CDS encoding inorganic phosphate transporter: protein MLTLVLITILTAFVFDFVNGMNDAANSIATIVSTRILSPRLAVIWAAFFNFVALFIFGTPVAKAIESGFVQADSMSVNLIFAALLGSIVWAYFFCARFGIPVSSSHSLIGGLMGAAIAKGGFSALILGVGWGFFKTKIFITILFIVLAPVIGLIFGYFIMVLTLWIARKYSPNKVDKFFRVGQLLSSASFSIGHGGNDAQKTMGIIAMLLFSCRNIPFVKEYLYPFDDVQVPFWVQMTALSVIALGTFSGGMKIVKTMGVKLTHLKPIGGFSAEVAGAMTLFGATGLGIPVSTTQTIAGAIMGVGTTKRFSAVRWGVASNIIITWIVTIPASAILGGIMYLVVSHFVK, encoded by the coding sequence ATGCTTACACTTGTTTTAATTACCATTCTTACCGCGTTTGTTTTTGATTTTGTGAACGGGATGAACGATGCCGCAAATTCTATCGCAACGATTGTTTCTACGCGTATTCTTTCTCCTCGTTTGGCAGTTATTTGGGCGGCTTTTTTTAATTTTGTAGCCTTGTTTATTTTCGGAACGCCCGTTGCAAAAGCTATTGAAAGTGGGTTTGTTCAAGCCGATTCTATGTCGGTCAATCTTATTTTTGCTGCACTTTTAGGCTCTATTGTATGGGCGTATTTTTTCTGCGCACGTTTTGGTATTCCGGTAAGTTCTTCGCATTCCTTAATTGGTGGATTAATGGGCGCAGCCATCGCAAAAGGCGGATTTTCGGCACTTATTTTAGGCGTAGGTTGGGGCTTTTTCAAAACAAAAATTTTTATCACTATTTTATTTATCGTTTTAGCGCCAGTTATCGGTCTCATTTTTGGTTATTTTATTATGGTATTGACTTTATGGATTGCCCGTAAATACAGTCCAAACAAGGTAGATAAATTTTTTCGCGTTGGTCAATTACTTTCTTCCGCATCATTTAGTATTGGGCATGGCGGTAACGACGCACAAAAAACAATGGGAATCATCGCGATGTTACTTTTTTCGTGTCGAAATATTCCTTTCGTGAAAGAATATTTATATCCATTTGATGATGTACAAGTGCCATTTTGGGTGCAGATGACAGCCCTTTCTGTTATTGCGCTCGGAACATTTTCTGGCGGAATGAAAATTGTAAAAACGATGGGTGTTAAATTAACGCACCTCAAACCCATTGGAGGTTTCAGTGCAGAAGTAGCAGGTGCCATGACCTTGTTTGGAGCCACTGGCTTGGGAATTCCGGTTAGTACCACGCAAACCATTGCTGGTGCCATTATGGGCGTTGGTACTACAAAACGTTTTTCAGCCGTACGTTGGGGAGTTGCCAGCAATATTATTATTACGTGGATTGTAACCATTCCCGCTTCCGCGATATTGGGCGGAATTATGTATCTTGTCGTTTCTCATTTCGTGAAATAA